A stretch of Lathyrus oleraceus cultivar Zhongwan6 chromosome 6, CAAS_Psat_ZW6_1.0, whole genome shotgun sequence DNA encodes these proteins:
- the LOC127094998 gene encoding uncharacterized protein LOC127094998, with translation MEKLVDVASISVFWAGKVKNEDPVPALMAYVYHTLHLLFEKKGSLMLCYIPLLYQWFVSHVFKDADMVERMDGYEWSQKLVGPTENSIIWYPHALNSEDAITSCGDFPNVPLIGSKGCINYNPVLAVRQLGYPITYKPDDQLIEGDREPYYQWVIKRSQKVKLSFILDPPTQPPPPELIPVSIKEVEALKPTIARLGRENEELHISLQQVSNERNEIKWELEMKKAQLEATEEKVYKEEHKIKKVKVGIEQADLFLETIKEQLKQVEKECQKNKRWWLKLA, from the exons ATGGAGAAACTGGTGGATGTAGCATCTATTAGTGTGTTTTGGGCCGGTAAGGTTAAGAATGAAGATCCAGTACCCGCACTTATGGCATATGTTTATCACACCTTGCACTTACTCTTCGAAAAGAAGGGGTCATTGATGTTGTGTTACATACCGCTCCTTTACCAATGGTTTGTCTCTCATGTATTCAAAGACGCTGATATGGTTGAGAGGATGGATGGATATGAGTGGTCTCAAAAGCTGGTAGGACCCACAGAAAATTCCATTATTTGGTACCCTCATGCTTTGAACTCAGAAGATGCAATTACTAGTTGCGGAGACTTTCCGAATGTACCATTAATAGGGTCAAAGGGTTGCATTAACTATAATCCAGTTCTAGCAGTGAGGCAATTGGGTTATCCTATCACATACAAGCCAGATGACCAGTTGATAGAAG GAGATAGAGAACCCTATTACCAGTGGGTCATAAAGAGAAGTCAAAAGGTCAAGTTGTCATTCATCCTTGATCCTCCTACTCAACCTCCGCCACCAGAACTTATCCCTGTTTCCATTAAGGAGGTGGAAGCATTGAAGCCTACTATAGCGAGACTCGGGCGAGAAAATGAAGAGTTACATATCAGCCTccagcaagtttcaaatgaaagaAATGAGATAAAGTGGGAACTAGAGATGAAAAAGGCTCAGCTAGAAGCAACTGAGGAAAAGGTCTATAAAGAAGAGCACAAGATAAAGAAGGTGAAAGTGGGCATAGAACAAGCTGACCTCTTCTTAGAAACTATCAAAGAACAGTTGAAACAAGTTGAGAAAGAATGCCAAAAGAATAAGCGATGGTGGTTGAAGCTAGCGTAA